A window of Bufo gargarizans isolate SCDJY-AF-19 chromosome 9, ASM1485885v1, whole genome shotgun sequence contains these coding sequences:
- the LOC122919924 gene encoding insulin receptor substrate 2-A-like: MTLEAARFNSFAGSLHSSSSEAPIPPMAGVLNWEEDRSNRAAMKVLPPSPPQPEDACYRRLSGPALSQVQEECVSSESLQPAQPPVQPGDEDVRKRGYLRKQKHGHKRYFVLRTHSHLGPARLEYYDNEKKFRSGQRPGCPPKRVILLSQCFTVSRRADAKNKHLLALYTKDEYFAMVAESEQEQDSWYQALSDLITENKSCLDTEELEDNYGGLRSGSLFKEVWQVNVKPRGLGQSKNLSGVYRLCLSSKAVHLVKLSSDVACVHLLLMNIRRCGHSENYFFIEVGRSSSTGAGELWMQVDDCVVAQNMHETFLETMKALKAYSEFRPRSKSQSSGTNPISFITTRRYLGNLPPSQTGLQRRSRTESVAGTPPTTTKNSAYRFRTSSEGEGTMTRPFRSVTGSLIHLNTARINLGKQEGTGRYVRAPFNSGYHSRSASLPVSHFPSATSPISVCSSSGLGSASETLTRPSSSSVCGSPSDGGFISSDEYGSSPGDLRYFRVRSNTPDSLGNTPPIQEENTLSDYMSMSTRNQPNGRDDYMEADKCFRKRTYSLTKPTSSTLQQHKSHAAAASLDEDDLNKQFAYSESPKLTDSNHPEDYSNGLINSVCNQSGSKAKDDGYMPMMPSVSYDSDYLPMAPKSASAPKQIMSMCPSQVDSKGYMMMFPTASSPVRNFTSGSLSKGNQEKVTNGEYMDMSCRNSSTVKQTNDSNLSNSRGFSSYFSLPRSFKSSAKPCSDHNEYVPMSSPGKLLHLGLENATDGGDGESKIDLKSSASVLDQQVRATRPTKLTLSMRGSNTIPRMFDHSNPTEPTSPGEYINIDFSDKASSTPYSLSAEGSPSSLGSSCDHRQSPLSDYMSVDIDVQSPKASAELSNSLTDISSYSCPGISRIQPSADYAKLPCGTACVSATNRNEDYTTMTFNMAMTPPRPFPSEAENGTQLGSPSSIVDRLRIGDVTSFNSGFPSVLHPVSEPVVGPKVIRADAQGRRRHSSETFSSASTVTTTTTSSCFTESGKRHSSASFDNVWLKPDEGTCDQEKKMSKHCSTGFQHGLNYIALSMHDGVCEASSPACSQHQNGSRNLESGAYVSIDFTRSDCLKCSAFRKD, translated from the coding sequence ATGACGCTGGAAGCCGCACGCTTTAATTCATTCGCCGGCTcactccacagcagcagcagcgagGCTCCCATTCCTCCCATGGCGGGTGTCctcaactgggaggaggacagaagCAACCGGGCGGCCATGAAGGTTCTGCCCCCGTCTCCCCCTCAGCCGGAGGACGCGTGTTACCGGCGGCTGTCCGGCCCGGCGCTGTCTCAGGTGCAGGAGGAGTGTGTGAGCAGCGAGAGTCTGCAGCCCGCACAGCCGCCGGTGCAGCCGGGAGACGAGGACGTGCGGAAGCGCGGCTACCTGAGGAAGCAGAAGCACGGCCACAAGCGCTACTTCGTGCTGCGGACTCACAGCCACCTGGGGCCCGCCCGCCTGGAGTACTACGACAACGAGAAGAAATTCCGTAGCGGGCAGCGGCCGGGCTGCCCCCCGAAGAGGGTCATCCTCCTCTCCCAGTGCTTCACCGTCAGCCGCAGGGCCGACGCCAAAAACAAGCACCTGCTGGCCCTGTACACCAAGGACGAGTACTTCGCCATGGTGGCGGAGAGCGAGCAGGAGCAGGACTCGTGGTACCAGGCCCTGAGCGACCTCATCACCGAGAACAAGTCGTGCCTGGACACCGAGGAGCTGGAGGACAACTACGGCGGGCTGCGGAGCGGGTCGCTCTTCAAGGAGGTCTGGCAGGTGAACGTCAAGCCCCGGGGACTGGGCCAGAGCAAGAACCTGTCCGGCGTCTACCGCCTCTGCCTGTCCAGCAAGGCGGTGCACCTGGTCAAGCTGAGCTCGGACGTCGCCTGCGTCCACCTGCTGCTCATGAACATCCGCCGCTGCGGCCACTCCGAGAACTACTTCTTCATCGAGGTCGGCCGCTCGTCCTCCACCGGCGCCGGCGAGCTCTGGATGCAGGTGGACGACTGCGTGGTGGCCCAGAACATGCACGAGACCTTCCTGGAGACCATGAAAGCGCTGAAAGCTTACTCCGAATTCAGACCCAGGAGCAAGAGCCAGTCCTCCGGCACCAACCCCATCTCCTTCATCACCACCAGGAGATACCTGGGCAACCTGCCCCCCAGCCAGACCGGCCTGCAGAGGAGATCCAGGACTGAGAGTGTGGCCGGCACCCCTCCTACTACTACTAAAAACAGTGCTTACAGGTTTAGGACCTCCAGTGAAGGGGAAGGGACCATGACCAGGCCGTTCAGGTCAGTGACTGGGAGCTTAATCCATTTAAACACTGCAAGGATCAACCTGGGGAAGCAGGAGGGCACTGGGAGGTATGTCAGAGCCCCCTTTAATTCTGGGTACCACTCAAGATCGGCCTCTCTGCCAGTCTCCCATTTCCCGTCGGCCACCAGCCCCATCAGTGTGTGTTCTAGTAGCGGCCTTGGTTCTGCATCTGAGACCTTGACCAGGCCATCAAGTTCTTCTGTGTGTGGATCTCCAAGTGACGGAGGCTTTATCTCTTCTGATGAATATGGTTCCAGCCCAGGTGACCTCAGGTACTTTCGGGTAAGAAGTAATACCCCAGATTCATTGGGGAACACCCCACCAATCCAGGAAGAAAATACCTTAAGCGACTACATGTCCATGAGTACGAGAAACCAACCCAACGGGAGGGATGACTATATGGAGGCAGACAAATGTTTCCGAAAAAGAACCTACTCGTTAACGAAACCCACCAGTAGTACACTACAGCAACACAAgtcccatgctgctgctgcctccttagATGAAGATGACCTCAACAAGCAGTTTGCCTACTCTGAATCACCAAAGTTGACAGACAGCAATCATCCCGAGGATTACAGCAATGGTCTCATTAACTCAGTTTGTAACCAAAGTGGGAGTAAAGCCAAGGATGACGGCTATATGCCAATGATGCCTTCTGTTTCCTATGACAGTGACTATTTGCCAATGGCCCCTAAGAGTGCTTCTGCACCAAAACAAATCATGTCCATGTGTCCTTCTCAGGTGGACTCCAAAGGGTACATGATGATGTTTCCGACTGCCAGTTCACCTGTCAGAAACTTCACATCTGGAAGCCTTTCTAAGGGTAACCAAGAGAAAGTTACCAATGGTGAATACATGGACATGTCTTGCAGGAACTCTTCAACTGTTAAACAAACCAATGACTCTAACTTGAGTAATTCCCGGGGGTTCAGCTCCTATTTTTCTCTACCAAGAAGCTTTAAAAGTTCAGCAAAGCCCTGCAGTGATCACAATGAGTATGTCCCCATGTCCTCTCCTGGAAAGTTACTGCACTTGGGTTTGGAAAATGCAACAGATGGAGGAGATGGTGAATCAAAGATTGACTTGAAATCTTCCGCCAGCGTTCTGGATCAACAAGTGAGGGCCACGAGGCCGACCAAACTTACACTGTCTATGAGAGGGAGCAATACAATACCCAGGATGTTTGACCATTCAAATCCCACTGAACCCACTAGTCCCGGGGAATACATCAATATCGACTTCAGCGATAAAGCAAGCAGTACTCCTTATTCCTTGTCTGCAGAAGGTTCACCATCTTCATTGGGCTCAAGCTGTGACCATAGACAGTCCCCGTTATCTGATTACATGAGTGTAGATATAGATGTACAGTCCCCCAAAGCCTCAGCTGAACTTTCCAACTCTTTAACGGACATTTCATCGTATTCATGCCCTGGCATTTCTAGAATTCAGCCCAGTGCAGACTATGCCAAGCTCCCGTGTGGTACAGCTTGTGTCAGTGCCACAAATAGGAACGAGGACTACACCACAATGACTTTTAATATGGCAATGACTCCTCCAAGGCCCTTCCCTAGTGAAGCTGAGAATGGTACACAGCTGGGCAGCCCTTCTTCTATCGTGGACCGGTTGCGCATTGGCGACGTGACCtcctttaacagtggctttcCTTCGGTTCTCCACCCTGTGTCTGAGCCTGTAGTCGGTCCTAAGGTAATTCGTGCAGATGCCCAAGGACGGCGGAGGCATAGCTCAGAGACTTTCTCCTCCGCCAGCACAgtgactactactactacttcctcTTGCTTCACTGAAAGTGGCAAACGGCACAGTTCTGCCTCCTTTGACAATGTTTGGCTGAAGCCTGATGAAGGCACTTGTGATCAAGAGAAAAAAATGTCCAAGCACTGCTCCACGGGTTTCCAGCATGGCTTAAATTACATAGCCCTAAGTATGCATGATGGTGTCTGCGAGGCGTCCTCACCGGCCTGCAGCCAGCACCAGAATGGCAGCAGAAATTTGGAAAGTGGGGCTTATGTGAGCATCGACTTCACAAGATCTGACTGTCTGAAGTGTTCTGCCTTCAGAAAAG